A section of the Triticum dicoccoides isolate Atlit2015 ecotype Zavitan chromosome 7A, WEW_v2.0, whole genome shotgun sequence genome encodes:
- the LOC119333848 gene encoding peptidyl-prolyl cis-trans isomerase Pin1-like gives MAFAAAGKEMGRASYIRLKHGEERREASWKAPEGRIFSATTRTDVAARLGELRDQILAGCASFTDLAAQHSDCSSARRGGDLATLPLAPLTRFAGFHIGSLIMANRKHQPRKSSTAWRSSPARST, from the coding sequence ATGGCGTTTGCGGCGGCGGGAAAGGAGATGGGGCGGGCGTCCTACATCCGGCTCAAGCACGGGGAGGAGCGGCGCGAGGCGTCCTGGAAGGCGCCCGAGGGCCGGATCTTCTCCGCCACCACGCGCACCGATGTTGCCGCGCGCCTTGGCGAGCTCCGCGACCAGATCCTCGCCGGTTGCGCCTCCTTCACCGACCTCGCCGCACAGCACTCTGACTGCTCCTCCGCCCGCCGCGGCGGCGACCTAGCTACGCTTCCACTTGCCCCACTTACGCGCTTTGCAGGCTTTCATATAGGGTCTCTGATCATGGCAAACCGGAAGCACCAGCCCAGGAAGAGCTCGACAGCGTGGAGGTCCTCCCCAGCCAGGAGTACGTGA